A stretch of bacterium DNA encodes these proteins:
- a CDS encoding sialidase family protein, translated as DSEGDIYIVYEDNPDSASYWYSCIRSNDGGSTWGSPVCIHGRSYGWAHVALDSAGNLFVVWAQGHVYSSVSTDKGITWSPRVRVDDDTVRVECYDADAYVQPGTNHYLVVASAPYHHSGNYVSFHAYQYRSTNMGRTFEPGVQLDSLGGAFEPHVVADEQHIICDYTGQRGVPSRLITGARTYYEPPDTWGTGVRVAELDSSYDIYYHGSKLAISADGRIHAALMIVKVDSGNYRAYYAYSSDHGASWSDTELVSDDNTQDIDYPDIAADSSGNAYVVWMTNPPSSGEIWFATNAPAGIAEEPQRHSIRPQQSATIIRNVLFLPEASSLKPQATSCLLDICGRRVMDLAPGANVVRALAPGVYFVRADPSAVSRQPLAVTKVVLTR; from the coding sequence GATTCGGAAGGCGACATATACATTGTCTACGAGGACAATCCCGACAGCGCGTCCTACTGGTATAGTTGTATCCGTTCAAACGACGGCGGTTCCACCTGGGGCTCCCCCGTCTGTATCCATGGCAGGAGTTACGGCTGGGCGCATGTCGCGCTGGACTCGGCCGGCAACCTGTTCGTAGTCTGGGCACAAGGACACGTCTATTCATCTGTGTCAACCGACAAGGGTATTACCTGGAGCCCACGGGTCCGCGTGGACGACGACACGGTGCGGGTAGAATGCTACGACGCAGATGCCTATGTACAGCCTGGTACGAATCACTACCTCGTGGTCGCGTCGGCTCCTTATCATCACAGCGGCAATTACGTGTCCTTTCACGCATACCAGTACCGTTCCACCAACATGGGCCGAACCTTCGAGCCGGGAGTCCAGCTCGACTCCCTCGGCGGCGCATTCGAGCCGCATGTCGTTGCTGATGAGCAACACATAATCTGCGACTACACAGGCCAGAGGGGAGTCCCTAGTCGTTTGATCACTGGTGCTCGGACCTATTATGAGCCGCCCGATACATGGGGCACCGGCGTGCGTGTCGCCGAACTCGATTCCTCCTACGACATATATTACCACGGCTCCAAGCTTGCCATCTCGGCTGACGGGCGCATACACGCGGCGTTGATGATCGTCAAGGTCGATAGCGGGAACTACCGCGCCTACTATGCATACTCTTCCGACCACGGTGCCTCGTGGTCCGACACGGAGTTGGTGAGCGACGACAACACTCAAGATATTGACTATCCAGACATCGCCGCCGACTCGTCTGGAAATGCCTATGTGGTATGGATGACCAACCCCCCAAGTTCCGGTGAGATCTGGTTCGCGACCAACGCTCCGGCAGGCATCGCTGAAGAACCACAGCGGCACTCCATTCGCCCACAGCAATCTGCGACCATCATCCGCAACGTGCTATTCCTGCCCGAAGCCTCAAGCCTCAAACCACAAGCCACAAGCTGCCTGCTCGACATTTGTGGAAGGAGAGTGATGGACCTCGCGCCGGGCGCGAATGTCGTGCGGGCGCTGGCTCCCGGTGTCTACTTCGTCCGAGCCGACCCGTCAGCCGTTAGCCGTCAGCCGTTGGCCGTCACCAAGGTCGTCCTTACTCGGTAG
- a CDS encoding T9SS type A sorting domain-containing protein — MNAETRSGRGRICSATVCAILAALAGPALAGYGFTLVPRGDTVQHVGQNGTAVFLFTLANTGTSPDVFRFDCRVVSGPTAWAVACCDRGQCHQPGDAIYDTLAAGASDTTPDITVYTDTTQGEEVVALRVRSMADSSLAESIATHTLMTSGIEEAPQNPPRVLFHVSPQPVGRGRQATVAFSTSGPARFSLDLYDAVGNWVSTLAQGIAFGGNHTLPFEPAPNLPTGVYLIRLAVGNQTATSKLIID; from the coding sequence ATGAACGCGGAAACACGCAGTGGTCGCGGGCGGATTTGCTCCGCAACGGTCTGCGCTATTCTCGCCGCCCTTGCCGGCCCGGCACTGGCCGGCTACGGGTTCACCTTGGTTCCACGCGGCGACACGGTCCAACATGTCGGCCAGAACGGGACAGCGGTGTTTCTGTTCACCCTTGCCAACACGGGGACATCTCCCGATGTCTTTCGCTTCGACTGTCGTGTTGTGTCGGGCCCGACCGCCTGGGCCGTCGCGTGTTGCGATCGAGGCCAATGTCACCAACCCGGTGATGCGATATACGACACTCTCGCGGCCGGGGCCAGCGACACAACGCCCGACATCACGGTCTACACCGACACAACACAGGGAGAGGAAGTCGTCGCCCTGCGGGTGCGCTCGATGGCTGATTCGTCGCTGGCCGAGTCAATCGCAACTCACACGCTGATGACGTCCGGCATCGAGGAAGCGCCGCAGAATCCGCCGAGAGTCCTTTTCCATGTCTCACCCCAGCCGGTAGGGCGAGGCAGGCAGGCGACGGTAGCCTTCTCGACCTCAGGACCAGCCAGATTCAGTCTGGACCTCTATGACGCCGTCGGCAATTGGGTCAGCACCCTCGCCCAAGGAATCGCATTCGGTGGCAACCACACATTGCCCTTCGAGCCGGCTCCCAACCTGCCCACCGGCGTGTACCTGATTCGGCTCGCCGTCGGCAACCAGACCGCGACCAGCAAACTCATTATCGACTAG
- a CDS encoding Omp28-related outer membrane protein, whose translation MSRAASLVLAAWGLGFLAGCSDAPIMQLRPTNRVVLAEIFTWMRCGYCPYAARALDSVAADFPDSMVVVAYHRRVAGDTLSPPYSETRMGVYYSSGGEPATSFDGGNVVRTSGPSDNYPTFHAMALAAKNVVPEAQLSVSATADDSSGTVTVRATGVTATPTDTLRLFVVLTEDSVRAYLSGETDSVFRHLMRQMLPGVDGDSVNLTAGDTVVKEYDFQVQPFWNRSRLGVVAFVQDIETREVLQTAYLNNIETKEKLR comes from the coding sequence ATGTCCCGGGCCGCAAGCCTCGTGCTTGCGGCCTGGGGCCTGGGGTTCCTCGCCGGCTGCTCTGACGCGCCGATCATGCAGTTGAGGCCGACCAACCGGGTCGTGCTGGCCGAGATATTCACGTGGATGCGCTGCGGCTATTGTCCTTACGCCGCGCGAGCCTTGGACAGCGTGGCCGCTGACTTCCCCGACAGCATGGTCGTTGTTGCCTACCACCGCCGTGTAGCCGGCGACACGCTCAGCCCGCCCTACTCGGAAACCCGCATGGGCGTGTACTACAGCTCGGGCGGCGAGCCCGCAACCAGCTTCGACGGCGGGAATGTCGTTAGGACCTCGGGGCCGAGTGACAACTACCCGACGTTCCACGCGATGGCCCTGGCCGCCAAGAACGTCGTGCCCGAGGCCCAGTTGAGCGTGAGCGCAACGGCCGACGACAGCAGCGGAACGGTTACGGTCCGGGCAACGGGCGTCACCGCGACGCCGACCGATACCCTCAGGCTGTTTGTGGTGTTGACAGAGGACAGCGTGCGCGCCTACCTCTCGGGTGAGACCGACTCGGTGTTCCGACACTTAATGAGGCAGATGCTGCCCGGCGTTGACGGCGATTCGGTGAACCTGACGGCAGGCGACACGGTGGTGAAGGAGTACGACTTTCAGGTTCAGCCGTTCTGGAACCGCTCCCGGCTGGGGGTAGTTGCCTTTGTGCAGGACATCGAGACCCGTGAGGTTCTGCAGACGGCATACCTGAACAACATAGAAACTAAGGAGAAGTTACGATGA
- a CDS encoding Omp28-related outer membrane protein: MKRLSVLALALLVPLAMQASQRVMVFEDITATWCTYCPGAARGIDELNFRTNDSVVAIAYHASNSGDAYYTADAATRGSYYSFSGYPTVIMDGSNQSVGGLHTGTMYPTYLNYYRTRIAVSSPLTIALSITYDTTARTGTVTIKMHNTSSGSVSGQLQTVLTESHIYYPWQGDDSLQFVERLMLPSASGEAVTIAAGDSLTKTRDFTVNAAWVAKNCDFIVFVQDNSSKEIYQGARVSVIDVPALAYYGYQSANPVPNGDANLTVGLRNMGSGLGQSIAATLSTSDSYITVTTPTANFANIAAGGVGYSSTPFQIHVSANCPNPHLATMNLAVTATGAAAANLSFPLNVTTTPGFTDNMESGVGGWTHGGIRDNWHQTTYNSYSPSTSWYCGLEGSYQYTNENDARLMTPFFTIGSDTTLKYFVYYELGSDNGVVEIDNGSGFWQSLIDYFGSSSGWYQEDIGLGAYSGQTVQLRFRFISDYSGTAEGWYIDNLEAGARLGVAEKPVTSGWRITPSASIVTTTARVNYEVPIGVTGNLSVYDVDGRLVQRLGGNLAGSGWVAWNLNNASGHAVKAGTYFVRLSSDRGGTTSKIVVTR, from the coding sequence ATGAAACGTCTGTCAGTGCTGGCGCTAGCGCTGCTGGTCCCATTGGCGATGCAAGCGAGCCAGCGGGTGATGGTCTTCGAAGACATCACCGCCACCTGGTGCACTTACTGCCCAGGTGCAGCCCGCGGAATTGACGAGCTCAACTTCCGCACGAATGACTCGGTAGTCGCGATTGCGTACCATGCGTCGAACTCGGGCGACGCGTACTATACTGCCGACGCGGCCACCCGGGGAAGCTACTATTCGTTCTCGGGGTATCCGACTGTAATAATGGATGGTTCAAACCAGTCGGTCGGCGGTCTGCATACCGGAACGATGTACCCGACTTACCTGAACTACTACCGCACTCGCATCGCGGTATCCAGTCCTTTGACCATAGCGCTCTCGATAACCTACGACACTACCGCGCGCACCGGCACGGTCACCATCAAGATGCACAATACCAGCAGCGGCTCGGTCAGCGGGCAGCTCCAAACGGTGCTTACCGAGAGCCATATCTACTACCCGTGGCAGGGAGACGATAGCCTGCAGTTCGTGGAGCGGCTGATGCTTCCCTCCGCCTCGGGCGAGGCGGTGACTATCGCCGCCGGCGACTCCCTGACAAAGACGCGTGACTTCACCGTCAATGCGGCCTGGGTGGCGAAGAACTGCGACTTCATCGTGTTCGTACAGGACAACTCCTCGAAGGAGATTTACCAGGGTGCGCGCGTCTCCGTCATTGACGTCCCCGCACTCGCGTACTACGGCTATCAGTCGGCGAATCCGGTTCCGAACGGCGACGCCAACCTGACCGTGGGCCTGCGGAACATGGGCTCCGGCCTCGGGCAGAGCATCGCGGCGACCTTGTCCACGTCGGACTCCTACATCACGGTAACGACCCCGACGGCCAACTTCGCCAACATTGCGGCCGGCGGCGTCGGCTACTCCAGCACGCCGTTCCAGATCCACGTGTCCGCTAACTGCCCAAACCCGCATCTGGCCACCATGAACCTCGCGGTCACCGCGACCGGCGCGGCGGCTGCCAACCTGAGCTTTCCGCTGAACGTCACCACGACACCCGGGTTCACCGACAACATGGAAAGCGGTGTCGGCGGCTGGACGCACGGAGGTATCAGAGACAACTGGCACCAGACTACATATAACTCCTACTCGCCGTCCACAAGCTGGTACTGCGGCCTTGAGGGCAGCTACCAGTACACAAACGAAAACGACGCCCGGCTGATGACGCCGTTCTTCACCATCGGCAGCGACACAACCCTGAAATACTTCGTATACTACGAGCTGGGGAGCGACAACGGTGTCGTTGAGATAGACAACGGCTCGGGGTTCTGGCAATCGCTGATTGACTACTTCGGGTCGAGCTCGGGCTGGTATCAAGAGGACATAGGCTTGGGCGCGTACTCCGGACAGACCGTGCAGCTCCGGTTCCGCTTCATCAGCGACTACAGCGGCACTGCCGAGGGTTGGTACATCGACAACCTCGAGGCAGGTGCTCGGCTCGGCGTCGCCGAGAAGCCCGTGACCTCGGGGTGGCGAATCACGCCCTCCGCGAGCATCGTGACGACTACGGCGCGCGTGAACTACGAGGTCCCGATCGGCGTCACCGGGAACCTGTCCGTGTACGACGTGGACGGGCGACTCGTGCAACGGTTGGGCGGCAACCTTGCCGGCAGCGGGTGGGTAGCCTGGAACCTGAACAACGCGAGCGGGCACGCGGTCAAGGCAGGCACGTACTTCGTTCGCCTGTCGTCGGACCGTGGCGGAACCACCAGCAAGATCGTTGTGACTCGGTAG
- a CDS encoding acyl-CoA dehydratase activase translates to MLTTGLDIGSRTTKVAVVEDGRLVHSRVVDTGTDPLARARELLDGHDGLTVATGYGRHLAREKLGLPVITEIKAHALGASRLFPQCRTVIDIGGQDSKVIRVEKERQVNFEMNDRCAAGTGRFLEVMAMTLGYTLAEFGSEALKAQESANINSMCTVFSESEVVSLIAAGKSKQSIALGLHESIVNRLLALVGRVGAEQQVVITGGVALNPCIRTLLERRLGLRLLVPEGPQIVGALGAALSVRNGSAH, encoded by the coding sequence ATCCTGACCACCGGGCTCGATATCGGCTCGCGCACGACCAAGGTTGCCGTGGTCGAGGACGGCAGGCTTGTGCACAGCCGGGTCGTGGATACCGGCACTGACCCGCTGGCCCGTGCGCGGGAACTACTCGACGGCCACGACGGCTTGACCGTCGCGACCGGATACGGTCGCCATCTTGCGCGGGAGAAGCTCGGGCTGCCGGTTATCACCGAAATCAAGGCCCACGCGCTCGGGGCAAGCCGTCTGTTCCCGCAGTGCCGTACGGTCATTGACATCGGCGGCCAGGACTCCAAGGTCATACGAGTCGAAAAGGAGCGACAGGTGAACTTCGAGATGAACGACCGGTGCGCGGCAGGGACCGGCCGCTTCCTTGAGGTCATGGCGATGACGTTGGGGTATACGCTGGCCGAGTTCGGTTCTGAGGCGCTGAAGGCGCAGGAGTCGGCGAACATCAACTCGATGTGCACGGTCTTTTCCGAGTCCGAGGTCGTGTCGCTCATCGCCGCCGGTAAGAGCAAGCAGAGTATTGCGCTCGGCCTCCACGAGTCAATCGTCAACCGGCTGCTGGCGCTGGTCGGCCGTGTGGGCGCGGAACAGCAGGTTGTTATTACCGGTGGCGTAGCGCTGAATCCATGTATCCGGACCCTGCTGGAGCGGAGGCTCGGCCTCCGGCTGCTGGTGCCGGAAGGACCGCAGATTGTTGGCGCGCTCGGCGCAGCGCTCAGCGTCCGTAACGGGAGCGCCCATTAG
- a CDS encoding double-cubane-cluster-containing anaerobic reductase, whose translation MPEHNTLLAELGLDVPLHDELSQATERSFQRTIGSQQNRPKAMAYFDGVLHGAHGGRIAELVEARKAGRKVVGTFCVYVPEEVVMAVDAIPIALCGGSQFTVPFAEKTFPRDICPLVKSTLGMAFSKTCPYGPILDMMVGETTCDVKKKTWEILADPTFHVMEVPQKKEAIDIELWRRSVREFRDKTEEITGRKVEPGKLAASIKVMNAKRRALQRLGELRRSDPPPISGLDAVAVMQGALNDEPVRFTEHLNILNSELEQRVAAGISPFAKSAKRVMMSGCPSVMGNWKVHHLVESSGAAIVADETCTGSRYFENLVDETATDLDGQLSALADRYLKVNCSCFTPNFERLDAVKRMAGESAVDGVVQYVLQYCHTYNVEAMRVEGALKGIGKPSLKIVTDYSEEDTGQLRTRIEAFVEQLG comes from the coding sequence ATGCCGGAACACAACACGTTGCTCGCAGAACTCGGGCTGGACGTGCCGCTGCACGATGAGCTGTCGCAGGCCACCGAGCGGTCGTTCCAGCGCACCATCGGCTCGCAGCAGAACCGGCCAAAGGCGATGGCCTACTTCGACGGGGTTCTGCACGGCGCGCACGGCGGCCGCATCGCCGAGCTGGTGGAGGCGCGCAAGGCCGGCCGCAAGGTCGTTGGTACGTTCTGCGTCTATGTGCCCGAGGAAGTGGTGATGGCGGTTGACGCCATACCGATTGCGCTCTGCGGCGGGTCGCAGTTCACGGTTCCCTTTGCGGAGAAGACGTTCCCGCGTGACATCTGTCCGCTGGTGAAGTCCACGCTCGGGATGGCGTTCTCCAAGACCTGTCCCTACGGGCCGATTCTGGACATGATGGTCGGCGAGACGACCTGCGACGTGAAGAAGAAGACGTGGGAGATTCTCGCGGACCCGACTTTCCATGTGATGGAAGTCCCGCAGAAGAAGGAAGCGATTGACATCGAGCTTTGGCGCAGGTCGGTGCGTGAGTTCAGGGACAAGACCGAGGAGATTACCGGCCGGAAGGTGGAACCGGGAAAGCTCGCCGCCTCAATCAAGGTGATGAACGCGAAGCGCCGAGCGCTCCAGCGGCTCGGAGAACTGCGCCGGAGCGACCCACCGCCGATCAGCGGGTTGGATGCGGTGGCCGTGATGCAGGGCGCGCTAAACGACGAGCCGGTTCGCTTCACTGAGCATCTGAACATCCTGAACTCCGAGCTTGAACAGCGGGTCGCGGCCGGCATCTCGCCGTTTGCGAAGAGTGCGAAGCGAGTCATGATGTCGGGCTGCCCGTCGGTCATGGGCAATTGGAAGGTGCACCACTTGGTCGAGTCGTCGGGCGCCGCGATTGTCGCCGATGAGACCTGTACCGGTTCGCGCTACTTCGAGAACCTGGTTGACGAGACTGCGACAGACCTCGACGGCCAGTTGTCCGCGCTGGCCGATCGCTACCTCAAGGTCAATTGCTCCTGCTTCACGCCGAACTTCGAGCGGCTCGACGCGGTTAAGCGGATGGCTGGGGAGTCTGCGGTGGACGGAGTGGTGCAGTACGTGCTCCAGTACTGCCACACCTACAACGTGGAGGCGATGCGGGTGGAAGGCGCGCTGAAGGGAATCGGGAAACCGTCCCTGAAGATTGTGACCGACTATTCAGAGGAAGATACGGGCCAGTTGCGCACGCGGATTGAGGCGTTCGTCGAGCAACTGGGCTAG
- a CDS encoding methyltransferase domain-containing protein gives MQKRYDYTGKDVQDVYDGPGGLLWEAVMSEQIHSGKDEVTDRMAAAVGLKPGMHVLDVCSALGAPARHIAKKYGVKVTGLDFTKTMLTKAIERTKAAGLDNLVTFVEGNAMDMPFKKDTFCVVWGQEAWCYVANKDQLMEEAYRVLAPGGKIIFTDWVITGKVDEPLLAKLYESMAFPYMETLQGWGDLMKKYGFKNITVEDQTAEYAKCFDEYKTMVEVDLKPTILKNFGPDLFGFATGLVNLWRDAAHAHQVGRGWYVGEKPK, from the coding sequence ATGCAGAAGCGTTACGATTACACGGGCAAGGACGTTCAGGACGTTTACGACGGGCCGGGCGGCTTGCTGTGGGAAGCAGTGATGTCCGAGCAGATACACTCGGGCAAGGACGAAGTGACAGACCGGATGGCTGCGGCGGTTGGTCTGAAGCCGGGGATGCACGTGCTCGACGTGTGCTCGGCTCTGGGCGCGCCGGCGCGCCACATCGCGAAGAAATATGGCGTGAAGGTGACCGGCCTCGACTTCACGAAGACGATGCTGACCAAGGCCATCGAGCGGACCAAGGCTGCGGGGCTCGACAACCTCGTCACGTTCGTCGAGGGCAACGCCATGGACATGCCGTTCAAGAAAGACACGTTCTGCGTGGTCTGGGGCCAGGAAGCGTGGTGCTACGTTGCGAACAAAGATCAGCTCATGGAGGAGGCGTACCGGGTGCTGGCCCCGGGCGGGAAGATAATCTTCACCGACTGGGTCATCACCGGTAAGGTCGACGAGCCGCTGCTGGCGAAGCTGTACGAGTCGATGGCGTTCCCATACATGGAGACGCTGCAGGGCTGGGGCGACCTGATGAAGAAGTACGGATTCAAGAACATCACAGTTGAGGACCAGACCGCGGAGTACGCGAAGTGCTTCGACGAGTACAAGACGATGGTCGAGGTGGACCTGAAGCCGACCATCCTGAAGAACTTCGGGCCGGACCTGTTCGGGTTCGCGACCGGGCTCGTGAACCTGTGGCGCGATGCGGCGCACGCGCACCAGGTCGGGCGTGGTTGGTACGTTGGAGAGAAGCCTAAGTAA
- a CDS encoding DMT family transporter has translation MDYRLLSVFALVLWGTWGFLAKIISSSVSPQSLAFWSTIATVIPVAVFALTDGSGKWLRPHPMALGAGLAYGLALVFFFIALRRGPASVVVPLSGMYILLPAVLGFIFLKEPLTKTHVLGLACAGLAVLFLSL, from the coding sequence ATGGACTACCGACTTCTGTCCGTGTTCGCGCTAGTGCTGTGGGGAACCTGGGGCTTCCTTGCCAAGATCATCTCAAGCAGCGTCTCGCCGCAGAGTCTGGCGTTCTGGAGTACCATCGCCACCGTGATTCCGGTCGCCGTTTTCGCGCTCACCGACGGCAGCGGGAAGTGGCTCCGCCCGCACCCGATGGCGCTCGGGGCCGGTCTCGCCTATGGCCTCGCCCTGGTGTTCTTCTTCATCGCGCTTCGGCGTGGGCCAGCGTCAGTGGTCGTGCCCTTGTCCGGCATGTACATATTGCTGCCGGCGGTTCTCGGGTTCATCTTCTTGAAGGAACCGCTCACGAAGACGCACGTCCTTGGTTTGGCTTGCGCCGGCCTCGCGGTCCTCTTCCTGAGTCTGTAG
- a CDS encoding DJ-1/PfpI family protein: MRKRRTVAILLFDGVELLDFTGPAEVFIVAAEGKAFRVITVAEHVKPVHTMGGLRVLPDFDITTAPRADIVVVPGGATENVGRAGLDWIRRAAARADIVMSVCMGAFVLARAGLLDGVRATTHHWGVKRLKSAAPSCRVVRGERFVDCGHIITTAGVTAGIDGALHIVERLLGRASRRWTARSWMEHEGQSCR; this comes from the coding sequence GTGAGGAAACGACGCACGGTTGCGATTCTGCTCTTCGACGGAGTGGAGCTGCTCGACTTCACCGGCCCGGCGGAGGTCTTCATTGTCGCCGCCGAGGGCAAGGCGTTCCGGGTCATCACGGTTGCCGAGCACGTGAAGCCAGTTCACACCATGGGCGGCTTGCGAGTTCTGCCTGACTTCGACATCACGACAGCCCCACGGGCGGACATCGTCGTCGTTCCCGGCGGCGCGACGGAGAATGTCGGCCGCGCGGGACTGGACTGGATTCGGCGAGCGGCCGCGCGCGCGGACATCGTGATGTCGGTCTGCATGGGCGCGTTCGTACTCGCACGTGCCGGGCTGCTGGACGGCGTCAGAGCCACCACGCATCACTGGGGTGTCAAGCGACTCAAATCCGCTGCCCCGTCGTGTCGGGTAGTGCGGGGCGAGCGCTTCGTCGACTGCGGCCACATTATCACAACCGCCGGCGTCACCGCGGGGATTGATGGGGCGTTGCACATCGTCGAGCGACTGCTCGGCCGTGCGTCCAGGCGCTGGACGGCGCGGTCGTGGATGGAGCATGAAGGGCAGTCGTGCCGCTGA
- a CDS encoding formylmethanofuran dehydrogenase subunit E family protein, which produces MESKHPSLAAAARFHGHLGPWLALGLKAGLRARRELGASPFELTAHVFCPARTPYSCFIDGVQVGSGCTLGKGNISYVRASGCRVEFRRGGGRSSPVRARRVEPAGLVYRLRSEVWDELHDGKEDGWEAGARLGRQIYRRPFEALFGIHRR; this is translated from the coding sequence ATGGAATCGAAGCACCCCAGCCTCGCCGCCGCGGCCCGGTTCCACGGCCATCTGGGGCCGTGGCTTGCGCTCGGGCTCAAGGCCGGGTTGCGCGCCCGCCGGGAACTGGGCGCTTCCCCGTTCGAGCTTACCGCCCACGTCTTCTGTCCGGCACGGACGCCCTATAGTTGTTTCATCGACGGCGTGCAGGTTGGGTCGGGCTGCACGCTGGGCAAGGGGAACATAAGCTACGTCCGGGCTTCCGGCTGTCGGGTGGAATTCCGGCGCGGCGGCGGCCGGAGCTCACCGGTACGCGCGCGCCGCGTCGAGCCGGCCGGACTGGTCTATCGCCTCCGGTCTGAGGTATGGGATGAACTGCACGACGGCAAGGAAGACGGATGGGAAGCGGGAGCCCGGCTCGGAAGGCAGATATACCGCCGTCCCTTCGAGGCCCTGTTCGGGATCCACAGACGTTAG
- a CDS encoding TonB-dependent receptor: protein MTLLLVLSLLTVPGGASGDSSVLTIDEVVVTADRVRMPVRDVAASISVATALDLERTTARTATMALDGMPGVFVEHTGQFGRTDIDIRGVGDNGTRVLVLVDGRPEKMPIYGCTITNTLPLNNVERIEVVRGPLSVLYGSDAMAGVVNIVTRRAEKPLELGAQFDYGSFNTRHAMASAGMKQGGFDALLSVDKAMSDGNLPNSQYNGNDVSLRSGYDFSSAFRLDFTGKYYTGVKHEPKLATAPDTAVATGWNKYDRAGLDLTGTLGSETFGGFAKVYRTFGMNLFDPTDGWHSTDYTDGVIIHGQRRFAFGNLVQAGLEGSLLSGTWIQSDTAKPTWDRQQAGVFAQDEQTLGPVTANAGLRYEYDDISGPILCPKFGVVGHASDNTTVRANVGRGFRYAPLNYTSVFPPKNESLKPEVSWNYELGVNQRVAEGLSADLAGFILRGSNLIDVAYVPGRVPPVEFQNKGSFAFRGIEAGLQLRTGPWRGNISYTFTDFGVNTLDRPGSKLDVSAGATIKRLDLDLTFQHVARYFAADSSQSPIPAYYTFNLRAEYGLLSWLGVFASVENLLNRSYDEYVNVPGSQAGLYRMPGRSLSVGLKLKKS from the coding sequence ATGACCCTGCTTCTCGTTCTATCCCTGCTTACCGTTCCCGGCGGCGCGTCCGGGGACTCTTCCGTCCTGACCATTGACGAGGTTGTGGTGACCGCGGACCGCGTACGCATGCCGGTGCGCGACGTGGCTGCTTCGATCAGTGTCGCCACTGCCCTTGATCTTGAGCGGACGACCGCCCGCACCGCGACGATGGCGCTAGACGGCATGCCCGGCGTCTTCGTCGAGCACACCGGTCAGTTCGGTCGCACCGATATCGATATCCGCGGCGTCGGAGACAACGGCACCCGGGTCCTCGTGCTGGTTGACGGCCGTCCCGAGAAGATGCCCATCTACGGCTGCACCATCACCAACACGCTGCCCTTGAACAACGTCGAGCGCATCGAGGTGGTCCGCGGGCCGCTTTCGGTGCTCTACGGCTCGGATGCGATGGCCGGCGTGGTGAACATCGTGACACGTCGGGCCGAGAAGCCGCTGGAACTCGGGGCGCAGTTCGACTATGGCTCGTTCAACACCCGTCACGCAATGGCCAGCGCCGGCATGAAGCAGGGCGGGTTTGACGCACTGCTGTCCGTGGACAAGGCGATGTCCGACGGCAATCTGCCCAACTCGCAGTACAACGGGAATGACGTTTCCCTGCGGTCCGGTTACGACTTTTCCTCCGCGTTCCGGCTCGACTTTACGGGCAAGTACTACACCGGCGTGAAGCACGAACCCAAACTCGCGACCGCGCCGGACACCGCTGTCGCGACCGGCTGGAACAAGTACGACCGCGCCGGCCTGGACCTCACTGGCACGCTGGGCTCGGAGACGTTCGGCGGATTCGCCAAAGTCTACCGGACTTTCGGCATGAACCTCTTTGACCCGACGGATGGCTGGCACTCCACCGATTACACCGATGGCGTGATTATTCACGGCCAGCGGCGGTTCGCGTTCGGCAATCTGGTCCAAGCCGGGCTCGAGGGCAGCCTGCTTTCCGGCACCTGGATTCAGTCCGACACCGCCAAGCCCACCTGGGATCGTCAGCAGGCGGGCGTGTTCGCCCAGGACGAGCAGACCCTCGGTCCGGTCACGGCCAACGCCGGACTGCGCTACGAATACGACGACATCAGCGGTCCGATCCTCTGCCCCAAGTTCGGCGTCGTGGGTCACGCATCGGACAACACAACCGTGCGGGCCAATGTCGGCCGCGGGTTCCGCTACGCGCCCCTCAATTACACCTCGGTCTTCCCACCCAAGAACGAGAGCCTGAAGCCCGAAGTATCGTGGAACTACGAGTTAGGCGTGAACCAACGCGTGGCCGAAGGATTGAGCGCCGACCTGGCGGGGTTCATCCTGCGGGGGTCGAATCTGATTGATGTGGCGTACGTTCCAGGCCGCGTGCCGCCGGTGGAGTTCCAGAACAAAGGCAGCTTCGCATTCAGGGGAATCGAGGCCGGCCTGCAACTGCGCACCGGGCCGTGGCGCGGCAATATCTCCTACACGTTCACGGACTTCGGGGTGAACACCCTCGACCGCCCCGGCTCCAAACTGGACGTCTCCGCCGGCGCGACCATCAAGCGGCTCGACCTCGACCTGACATTCCAGCATGTCGCCCGCTACTTTGCGGCCGATAGCTCGCAGTCACCCATCCCCGCGTACTACACCTTCAACCTGCGGGCCGAATACGGACTGCTGTCCTGGCTCGGGGTGTTTGCCTCGGTCGAGAACCTGCTCAACCGGTCCTACGACGAGTACGTAAACGTGCCCGGGTCGCAGGCGGGTCTGTACCGAATGCCCGGGCGTTCCCTCAGCGTGGGATTGAAACTGAAGAAATCCTAG